Proteins encoded together in one Procambarus clarkii isolate CNS0578487 chromosome 11, FALCON_Pclarkii_2.0, whole genome shotgun sequence window:
- the LOC138363390 gene encoding repetitive organellar protein-like yields MSIYDSYGRFRFSDQDSDNSRIVVRINNVRNKVGGVFLIKRPYFHVKPLDKRQIKNWNDYLDFEISEGDPLRIIPLFERCLVSCALYEDFWCRYALYMEKHTQNVLSEKEEVLASDKNADNDGNKNVCEDEKVTKNALSESVESEKEIDSAEKSCEANKEEDSSDGVNIDKQVNDQSITVINSKDDNTDTMVRGSDVKNDKDFPRDVNVEVRENRDSTIGNDAVEKNLREQIPIIEIDDRQNSNVSDIVESENEGQSVEKTEPPTLEQLKSELCADLNISGRVLKCPPLTPQWIKSGVSWEDVRHIYRRGAWIHCPSKAGLLMQWAEFEETQGNLDTSRELLSTVVTKYPTLLKARMHLIELERRAGYYQRVEELYAEASRAFTQPRQRSWLAIKYARFLLRLVITENMLKNYEEKVIKLEQENEGLKIEFCNLKGSIFQQEEVNKELEKYKEKIKETYAQVVKEKETIKEVCLEVKIRNDQQQAEVSPPASNTWTKEELDDKREGLIMVMRDIIAQADKNKSRLLILENLNFKAIDWEAYEARTEDFWTCRFVKDNIQRLKMGTRFTEYEKEMCETLNEKFQSVFVQNEIFREPDTIRIPENNIECIEVSRDEVENMLKELISDDRATEILQERDGWVDCIYLDLKKAFNRVLHKRLFWKLEHIEVVTGFSDQDSDNSRIVVRINNVRNKVGGVFLQKTREENNEEHKNNCETL; encoded by the exons ATAAAGCGACCCTATTTCCACGTGAAGCCCCTTGATAAAAGACAGATCAAGAATTGGAATGACTACCTAGACTTTGAGATCAGTGAAGGGGATCCTCTGCGGATCATTCCTCTCTTTGAGCGGTGTTTGGTATCATGTGCACTCTATGAAGACTTTTGGTGTCGCTATGCTCTCTACATGGAGAAGCACACACAAAATGTTTTGAGTGAAAAGGAAGAAGTTTTAGCAAGTGATAAAAATGCAGATAATGATGGAAATAAAAATGTTTGTGAAGATGAAAAGGTCACAAAAAATGCATTGTCCGAAAGTGTTGAAAGTGAGAAAGAAATTGATAGTGCAGAAAAAAGTTGTGAGGCTAACAAAGAGGAAGACAGTTCAGATGGTGTAAATATTGATAAACAGGTAAATGATCAAAGTATCACTGTTATAAATAGTAAAGATGATAATACTGATACAATGGTGCGGGGCTCTGATGTAAAAAATGACAAAGACTTTCCGAGGGACGTGAATGTTGAAGTTCGGGAAAACCGTGACTCCACTATTGGTAATGATGCAGTGGAAAAAAACTTAAGGGAACAAATACCAATCATTGAAATAGATGATAGACAAAATTCAAATGTATCAGATATTGTGGAGAGTGAAAATGAAGGACAGAGTGTGGAAAAGACAGAGCCCCCTACCTTAGAGCAACTGAAGAGTGAACTATGTGCCGATTTGAACATTAGTGGACGCGTGTTAAAGTGCCCCCCGCTCACCCCTCAGTGGATTAAGAGTGGGGTGAGCTGGGAGGACGTAAGACACATATACCGCCGTGGTGCGTGGATTCATTGTCCCAGTAAAGCAGGCCTCCTCATGCAATGGGCAGAGTTCGAGGAGACACAAG GAAACTTGGACACATCACGTGAACTTCTCAGTACTGTTGTGACCAAGTATCCAACGTTGCTTAAGGCCAG GATGCACCTGATAGAGTTGGAGCGTCGAGCAGGCTATTACCAGAGAGTTGAAGAACTGTACGCAGAAGCATCTCGTGCATTTACCCAACCACGCCAACGCTCTTGGCTAGCCATCAAATATGCTCGTTTTCTTTTAAG GTTAGTGATTACTGAGAACATGCTAaagaattatgaagaaaaggtAATTAAATTAGAACAAGAAAATGAGGGTCTCAAGATTGAgttttgtaatttaaaaggaagtaTTTTCCAGCAAG aggaggttaataaagaactagaaaagtataaagaaaaaataaaagagACGTATgcacaagttgtaaaagagaaagagacaatcaaggaagtgtgtttggaagtcaaaatcagaaatgaccaacaacaaGCAGaagttag cccaccagcaagcaacacatggacaaaggaagaactggatgacaaacgagagggcctcataatggtcatgagagatattattgcacAAGCAGATAaaaataaatcacgactgttgatactggagaacttaaactttaaagcaatagactgggaggcctatgaagcaaggacggaggacttttggacatgcagattt gtaaaggataatatccagaggctgAAAATGGGAACCAGATTCACGGaatatgaaaaggaaatgtgtgaaacattaaacgaaaagttccaaagtgtgtttgtacaaaatgaaatcttcagagaaccagacacaataagaattccagaaaaCAACATAGAgtgcatagaggtgtctagagatgaagtggaaaatatgctcaaggagctaa tttctgatgatagagccacagagattttacaggaaagagatggttgggttgactgcatctatctggaccttaaAAAGGCTTTTAACAGAGTTCTACATAagcggttgttctggaaactggaacacattgaagtggtgacag gatttagtgaccaggattctgataacagcAGAATTGTGGTGAGAATTAACAATGTGCGTAATAAGGTGGGAGGAGTATTCTTG caaaaaaccagagaagaaaataatgaggaacataaaaataattgtgaaacattATAG